A genomic segment from Dietzia psychralcaliphila encodes:
- a CDS encoding ABC transporter substrate-binding protein: protein MTLTSRRGLRAALALTATAALALTGCTTNTEGPEDSGEPMQEVSLETDDEIAALVPDEIREKGVLVIGTNPPYAPNEFKNEQGEIVGFDIDVMTAAAQLMGLRAEFRESDFEKIIPAIEGGTMDMGASSFTVNDERLQTVDFVTYFEAGIQWASAAGTDVDPDDACGLSVAVQRTTVSDQEDVPARSEACVAAGNPAIEKVQFDSQDEASTAVALGKVDAMSADSPISAYAVKQSEGKMQLAGDVFDSAPYGWPVRKGSELAAALEAAADKLIETGDFEKIAQNWGLEDGLIDDAEIRKG, encoded by the coding sequence ATGACCCTCACCTCACGGCGCGGCCTTCGTGCCGCACTGGCACTCACCGCCACAGCGGCCCTCGCGCTCACCGGCTGCACGACCAACACCGAGGGGCCCGAGGACTCGGGGGAGCCCATGCAGGAGGTCTCGCTCGAGACGGACGACGAGATCGCCGCCCTCGTACCTGACGAGATCCGCGAGAAGGGCGTGCTGGTGATCGGCACCAACCCGCCGTACGCGCCCAACGAGTTCAAGAACGAGCAAGGTGAGATCGTCGGCTTCGACATCGACGTGATGACCGCGGCGGCGCAGCTCATGGGGCTGCGCGCGGAGTTCCGTGAGTCCGACTTCGAGAAGATCATCCCGGCGATCGAGGGCGGCACCATGGACATGGGTGCCTCGTCGTTCACCGTCAACGACGAGCGGCTGCAGACCGTCGACTTTGTCACCTACTTCGAAGCCGGCATCCAGTGGGCATCGGCCGCCGGCACCGACGTGGACCCCGACGACGCCTGCGGCCTGAGTGTCGCCGTCCAGCGCACCACGGTCTCCGACCAGGAGGACGTGCCCGCCCGCAGCGAGGCGTGCGTCGCCGCCGGCAATCCCGCGATCGAGAAGGTCCAGTTCGACTCCCAGGACGAGGCCTCCACCGCCGTGGCGCTGGGCAAGGTCGACGCCATGTCCGCCGACTCGCCCATCTCGGCGTACGCCGTCAAGCAGTCCGAGGGCAAGATGCAGCTGGCCGGCGACGTCTTCGACTCCGCCCCCTACGGCTGGCCCGTGCGCAAGGGATCCGAACTGGCGGCCGCGCTCGAGGCTGCAGCGGACAAGCTCATCGAGACCGGCGACTTCGAGAAGATCGCCCAGAACTGGGGCCTCGAGGACGGGTTGATCGACGACGCCGAGATCCGGAAGGGCTGA
- a CDS encoding amino acid ABC transporter permease: MSTAQNGATAPRADAPDPIEAVPLRHPWRWVSATIVLVLVFLFVWGAATNPAYGWDTYGQYLFDTRFGMAVFYTIALTVLSMILAVILGVVLSVMRMSSNPVLKAVAWVYLWIFRGTPIYVQLLFWGLIFTLYRQVQFGIPFTDFQIVRFDDTMVLYSAFWLAVVGLAMNEAAYMAEIVRAGISSVPEGQAEASTALGMSWGQTMRRTILPQAMRVIIPPTGNELISMLKTTSLVVAIPFSGELYGQARDISGVNFQPIPLLLVAATWYLVITSVLMVGQHFLEKKFSRGATRQLTGKQLRALAEADGLTPSGLAAARGTDQSGGMP; this comes from the coding sequence GTGAGCACCGCGCAGAACGGGGCCACGGCCCCCCGGGCGGACGCCCCGGACCCCATCGAGGCGGTGCCGCTCCGGCACCCGTGGCGGTGGGTCTCGGCGACGATCGTTCTGGTACTCGTGTTCCTGTTCGTCTGGGGCGCGGCGACCAACCCGGCCTACGGTTGGGACACCTACGGCCAGTACCTGTTCGACACCCGGTTCGGCATGGCGGTGTTCTACACCATCGCGCTGACGGTGCTGTCGATGATCCTCGCCGTCATCCTGGGGGTCGTCCTCTCGGTGATGCGGATGAGCAGCAACCCCGTGCTCAAGGCCGTGGCGTGGGTCTACCTGTGGATCTTCCGCGGGACCCCCATCTACGTGCAGTTGCTGTTCTGGGGCCTGATCTTCACGCTGTACCGGCAGGTCCAGTTCGGCATCCCGTTCACCGACTTCCAGATCGTCCGCTTCGACGACACGATGGTGTTGTACTCGGCATTCTGGCTGGCAGTGGTGGGTCTGGCCATGAATGAGGCCGCCTACATGGCAGAGATCGTGCGGGCGGGCATCTCGTCCGTCCCGGAGGGCCAGGCCGAGGCCTCCACCGCGCTCGGCATGTCGTGGGGTCAGACCATGCGCCGCACCATCCTGCCGCAGGCCATGCGGGTGATCATCCCGCCCACCGGCAACGAGCTGATCTCCATGCTCAAGACCACCTCGCTCGTCGTGGCCATCCCGTTCTCCGGCGAGCTCTACGGTCAGGCCAGGGACATCTCCGGGGTCAACTTCCAACCCATCCCGCTGCTGCTGGTCGCGGCCACCTGGTACCTGGTCATCACCAGCGTCCTGATGGTGGGCCAGCACTTCCTGGAGAAGAAGTTCTCGCGCGGCGCCACCCGCCAACTCACGGGCAAGCAGCTGCGGGCACTCGCCGAGGCGGACGGCCTCACCCCCTCCGGGCTCGCCGCGGCCAGGGGCACCGATCAGTCGGGAGGAATGCCATGA
- a CDS encoding amino acid ABC transporter ATP-binding protein — translation MTPMVRAEQVCKSFGSLRVLKGIDIEVDAGEVLCLVGPSGSGKSTFLRCINHLERVDAGRLYVDGDLVGYREKGDKLYEISPKHAARQRRDIGMVFQHFNLFLHRTALENVIEAPMLVKGESRAEATARGRDLLQKVGLSAKADAYPAQLSGGQQQRVAIARALAMEPKLMLFDEPTSALDPELVGEVLGVMRDLADAGMTMVVVTHEMGFAREVADTIAFMDDGVVVEAGRPSEVLGAPRHQRTQDFLSKIL, via the coding sequence ATGACTCCGATGGTCAGGGCCGAGCAGGTCTGCAAGAGCTTCGGCTCGCTGAGGGTGCTCAAGGGCATCGACATCGAGGTGGACGCCGGAGAGGTGCTGTGCCTCGTCGGCCCGTCCGGGTCCGGCAAGTCCACATTCCTCCGGTGCATCAACCACCTCGAGCGTGTCGATGCCGGTCGGCTGTACGTCGACGGCGACCTGGTGGGGTACCGCGAGAAGGGGGACAAGCTCTACGAGATCTCGCCCAAGCACGCGGCCAGGCAGCGCCGGGACATCGGGATGGTGTTCCAGCACTTCAACCTGTTCCTGCACCGCACCGCCCTCGAGAACGTCATCGAGGCCCCGATGCTGGTCAAGGGCGAATCCCGGGCTGAGGCCACCGCGCGGGGAAGGGATCTGCTGCAGAAGGTCGGGCTCTCGGCGAAGGCGGACGCCTATCCGGCGCAGCTGTCCGGTGGGCAGCAGCAGCGGGTGGCCATCGCCCGCGCGCTGGCGATGGAGCCCAAGCTCATGCTGTTCGACGAGCCCACCTCGGCCCTGGACCCCGAGCTGGTGGGTGAGGTCCTGGGCGTCATGCGTGACCTCGCCGACGCCGGTATGACCATGGTCGTGGTCACCCACGAGATGGGCTTCGCCCGGGAGGTGGCCGACACGATCGCCTTCATGGACGACGGTGTCGTGGTCGAGGCCGGGCGCCCGTCCGAGGTGCTCGGGGCGCCCCGGCACCAGCGGACGCAGGACTTCCTGTCCAAGATCCTGTAG
- a CDS encoding class I SAM-dependent methyltransferase yields MFTSVYARDGQLYSASVTSTNPPDHGESVRASRTWWDTEAVEYHDEHGDFLGAHSPDGEFVWCPESLHEGDWNLLGDVAGRDVLEIGCGSAPCSRWIAGRGARAVAVDLSAGMLRVGAEAASRSTGPAAGVPLIQADAGRLPFAADSFDVAFSAFGAIPFVADTAGVMAEAARVLRPGGRFVFSVNHPMRWIFRDDPGPEGLVAAFPYFDRTPYTEYDEEGGLTYVEHHRTVGDRIRELVGAGFVVRDLIEPEWPEWLDREWGQWSPMRGSVFPGTAIFVATLP; encoded by the coding sequence ATGTTCACGAGCGTGTACGCACGCGACGGTCAACTGTACTCTGCCAGCGTGACGTCCACAAACCCCCCCGACCATGGTGAGTCCGTCCGCGCCTCCCGTACATGGTGGGACACCGAAGCGGTCGAGTACCACGACGAACACGGCGACTTCCTCGGTGCCCACTCCCCTGACGGCGAGTTCGTGTGGTGCCCTGAGAGCCTGCACGAGGGCGACTGGAATCTCCTCGGCGACGTCGCGGGCCGCGACGTCCTGGAGATCGGCTGTGGTTCGGCGCCGTGCTCCCGGTGGATCGCCGGCCGCGGGGCCCGCGCCGTCGCCGTGGACCTCTCCGCCGGGATGCTCCGCGTGGGCGCCGAGGCCGCGAGCAGGTCGACGGGCCCGGCGGCCGGCGTACCACTGATCCAGGCCGATGCCGGCCGCCTGCCGTTCGCCGCCGACAGTTTCGACGTCGCGTTCTCCGCGTTCGGGGCCATCCCCTTCGTGGCGGACACCGCCGGCGTCATGGCGGAGGCGGCACGCGTGCTCCGGCCCGGCGGACGGTTCGTCTTCTCCGTCAACCACCCGATGCGGTGGATCTTCCGTGACGATCCGGGCCCCGAGGGACTCGTCGCCGCGTTCCCGTACTTCGACCGGACGCCGTACACCGAGTACGACGAAGAGGGCGGGCTGACCTACGTCGAACACCACCGCACGGTGGGCGACCGGATCCGGGAGCTGGTGGGTGCCGGATTCGTGGTCCGGGACCTGATCGAACCGGAATGGCCGGAGTGGCTGGACCGCGAGTGGGGGCAGTGGAGCCCCATGCGGGGCAGCGTCTTCCCCGGCACCGCCATCTTCGTGGCCACTCTCCCCTGA
- the rpsA gene encoding 30S ribosomal protein S1, which translates to MTTKTTSPQVAVNDIGSAEDFLAAIDATIKYFNDGDIVEGTIVKVDRDEVLLDIGYKTEGVIPSRELSIKHDVDPGEVVEVGDEVEALVLTKEDKDGRLILSKKRAQYERAWGTIEELKEKDEAVKGTVIEVVKGGLILDIGLRGFLPASLVEMRRVRDLLPYVGQELEAKIIELDKNRNNVVLSRRAWLEQTQSAVRSEFLHQLQKGQVRKGVVSSIVNFGAFVDLGGVDGLVHVSELSWKHIDHPSEVVEVGQEVTVEVLDVDLDRERVSLSLKATQEDPWRHFARTHAIGQIVPGKVTKLVPFGAFVRVDEGIEGLVHISELAERHVEVPDQVVTVNDDAMVKVIDIDLDRRRISLSLKQADEDYTEEFDPSKYGMADSYDEAGNYIFPEGFDPETNEWLEGFEKQREEWENRYAEAERRHKMHTGQIEKGRAAAAEAAEAAPTNYSSESAPSSSRPAAAETSSPAESTGGSLASDEQLAALRAKLAGGE; encoded by the coding sequence ATGACCACCAAAACCACCTCGCCGCAGGTAGCCGTCAACGACATCGGCTCCGCGGAGGACTTCCTCGCCGCCATCGACGCCACGATCAAGTACTTCAACGATGGCGACATCGTCGAGGGCACGATCGTCAAGGTCGACCGCGACGAGGTCCTGCTCGACATCGGATACAAGACCGAGGGCGTCATCCCCTCGCGCGAACTTTCCATCAAGCACGATGTCGACCCCGGTGAGGTCGTCGAGGTGGGCGACGAGGTCGAGGCCCTGGTCCTGACCAAGGAGGACAAGGACGGCCGTCTGATCCTGTCCAAGAAGCGCGCCCAGTACGAGCGCGCCTGGGGCACGATCGAGGAGCTCAAGGAGAAGGACGAGGCCGTCAAGGGCACCGTCATCGAGGTCGTCAAGGGCGGCCTCATCCTCGACATCGGCCTGCGCGGCTTCCTCCCCGCCTCCCTGGTGGAGATGCGCCGCGTCCGCGATCTCCTTCCCTACGTGGGTCAGGAGCTCGAGGCCAAGATCATCGAGCTGGACAAGAACCGCAACAACGTCGTGCTCTCGCGTCGTGCATGGCTCGAGCAGACCCAGTCCGCGGTCCGTTCCGAGTTCCTGCACCAGCTGCAGAAGGGGCAGGTCCGCAAGGGCGTCGTCTCCTCGATCGTCAACTTCGGTGCGTTCGTCGACCTCGGTGGCGTCGACGGTCTCGTCCACGTCTCCGAGCTGTCCTGGAAGCACATCGACCACCCGTCCGAGGTCGTCGAGGTGGGCCAGGAGGTCACCGTCGAGGTCCTCGACGTCGACCTGGACCGCGAGCGTGTCTCGCTGTCGCTCAAGGCCACCCAGGAGGATCCGTGGCGGCACTTCGCCCGGACCCACGCGATCGGTCAGATCGTACCGGGCAAGGTCACCAAGCTCGTCCCGTTCGGCGCCTTCGTGCGCGTCGACGAGGGCATCGAGGGCCTCGTCCACATCTCCGAGCTGGCCGAGCGCCACGTCGAGGTCCCGGACCAGGTCGTCACGGTCAACGACGACGCCATGGTCAAGGTCATCGACATCGACCTCGACCGTCGTCGTATCTCGCTCTCGCTCAAGCAGGCGGACGAGGACTACACGGAGGAGTTCGACCCGTCGAAGTACGGCATGGCCGACAGCTACGACGAGGCCGGCAACTACATCTTCCCCGAGGGCTTCGATCCCGAGACCAACGAGTGGCTCGAGGGCTTCGAGAAGCAGCGTGAGGAGTGGGAGAACCGCTACGCGGAGGCCGAGCGTCGTCACAAGATGCACACCGGTCAGATCGAGAAGGGTCGCGCCGCTGCCGCGGAGGCCGCGGAGGCCGCGCCGACCAACTACTCGTCTGAGTCCGCTCCGTCGTCGTCCCGTCCCGCAGCTGCGGAGACCAGCAGCCCGGCCGAGTCGACCGGTGGTTCGCTGGCGTCGGACGAGCAGCTGGCCGCCCTGCGTGCGAAGCTCGCCGGCGGTGAGTGA
- the aztD gene encoding zinc metallochaperone AztD: protein MHNLRPHRRVRGAAALTLTATLLAACGTTATPAEPGATTGGDDEHAHSEVESGGPTEQRRAMPRLVATYDGGLLVLDAETLEQVADIPMDGYNRVNPLGDDRHVAVSTTGGFRVLDVGTWGEPHGDHAHHYTSPPTLTGVSVEATKPGHVVVHDGRTAFFDDGTGEITVVDSGESADPDADRRILDSEHPHHGVAVAGDDGVVVSTLGDEDTRVGLLARDAEGAEIARTEDCPGIHGEAAARDALVFGCTDGAVVYSDGRFTKLQAPDAYGRIGNQAGSPVSPVVLGDYKVDEDAELERPERISLIDTRGPTLRLVDLPASYSFRSLGRGPAGEALVLGTDGKLHVIDPETAELVRSIDVVEPWSESTEWKDPRPTLYVHGGIAYVTEPAAKRVVAVDLGTGSIHAETTLPHETDELSGVGGDAPGSGH, encoded by the coding sequence ATGCACAATCTGAGACCGCACCGCCGCGTGCGCGGCGCAGCCGCCCTGACCCTGACCGCCACCCTTCTCGCCGCCTGCGGCACCACCGCGACCCCCGCTGAACCCGGTGCGACGACCGGTGGTGACGACGAGCACGCACATTCCGAGGTGGAATCCGGAGGGCCCACCGAGCAGCGCAGGGCGATGCCCCGACTGGTGGCGACGTACGACGGCGGACTGCTCGTGCTGGACGCCGAGACCCTCGAGCAGGTCGCAGACATTCCCATGGACGGGTACAACCGGGTCAACCCGTTGGGCGATGACCGGCACGTCGCCGTGTCGACCACCGGAGGGTTCCGCGTCCTGGACGTCGGCACCTGGGGCGAGCCGCACGGGGACCACGCGCATCACTACACGTCTCCTCCCACTCTGACCGGAGTGAGCGTGGAGGCGACCAAACCCGGTCACGTCGTCGTCCACGATGGTCGAACGGCGTTCTTCGACGACGGCACCGGCGAGATCACGGTGGTCGACAGCGGCGAGTCCGCAGACCCCGACGCCGACCGACGGATCCTCGATTCAGAGCATCCCCACCACGGTGTGGCCGTCGCCGGTGATGACGGCGTGGTGGTGAGCACCCTCGGCGACGAGGACACTCGCGTGGGACTCCTCGCCCGCGACGCTGAGGGCGCCGAGATCGCCCGGACCGAGGACTGCCCCGGAATCCACGGCGAAGCGGCCGCACGGGACGCTCTCGTGTTCGGCTGCACTGACGGCGCCGTCGTCTACTCGGACGGTCGGTTCACGAAGCTCCAGGCCCCCGACGCCTACGGCAGGATCGGCAACCAGGCCGGGTCGCCGGTCTCGCCGGTCGTCCTCGGGGACTACAAGGTCGACGAGGACGCCGAGCTGGAGCGGCCGGAGCGCATCTCTCTGATCGACACCCGTGGGCCCACACTCCGCCTGGTCGACCTCCCCGCCAGCTACAGCTTCCGGTCACTCGGCCGGGGGCCGGCCGGGGAGGCCCTGGTACTGGGAACCGACGGGAAGCTCCACGTGATCGACCCCGAGACGGCCGAACTCGTCCGATCCATCGACGTGGTCGAACCGTGGAGTGAATCCACGGAGTGGAAGGACCCGCGCCCGACCCTGTACGTCCACGGCGGGATCGCGTACGTCACCGAACCGGCGGCCAAGCGGGTCGTCGCCGTGGACCTCGGCACGGGCTCGATCCACGCCGAGACCACGCTCCCGCACGAGACGGACGAGCTCAGTGGCGTCGGCGGGGACGCGCCCGGGTCAGGGCACTGA
- the coaE gene encoding dephospho-CoA kinase, protein MLMVGLTGGIGAGKSTVTTVLAENGAVIVDADRIAREIVEPGTPGLAMLVAEFGDDIVGPDGALDRAALAARAFVDADRTAALNAITHPLIGERTAELFESAPEDAIVVHDMPLLVEGGMTPAYHLVIVVDTPAEIRLRRLVEQRGMPEDDARARMSRQATDEARRAEADVLIDNSGDREPVRDIVRMLVELRLHPFEHNLRTATPVVGDRTVVPFRPEWAAEAARAAARLRHVLGEVATRVDHVGPTAVDGLDSPDILDLQVTVRDEAAVERALALLTDAGYVRDRTSERPLLHWCDPARPLEVSVLSEDDPEHEFALLMAEAIGADPGARVEYSEILRRANREETREWERTR, encoded by the coding sequence ATGCTGATGGTGGGTCTGACCGGTGGGATCGGTGCCGGCAAGTCAACGGTGACGACAGTGCTCGCGGAGAACGGTGCGGTGATCGTCGACGCGGACCGTATCGCGCGGGAGATCGTCGAACCGGGGACCCCGGGGTTGGCGATGCTCGTCGCCGAGTTCGGTGACGACATCGTGGGGCCCGACGGTGCTCTCGACCGGGCTGCACTCGCCGCCCGCGCCTTCGTCGACGCGGACCGTACCGCCGCGCTCAACGCCATCACCCATCCGCTGATCGGGGAGCGTACCGCAGAACTGTTCGAATCGGCGCCTGAGGACGCGATCGTCGTGCACGACATGCCCCTGCTGGTGGAGGGCGGGATGACCCCGGCCTATCACCTGGTGATCGTGGTGGACACCCCGGCGGAGATCCGCCTCCGACGACTGGTGGAACAGCGCGGGATGCCGGAGGACGACGCCCGCGCCCGGATGTCCCGCCAGGCGACCGACGAGGCCCGCCGGGCGGAAGCCGACGTGCTGATAGACAACTCAGGGGACCGCGAACCGGTCCGGGACATCGTCCGCATGCTCGTCGAGTTGCGTTTGCATCCCTTCGAGCACAATCTGCGCACCGCGACACCCGTAGTGGGTGACCGCACCGTGGTGCCGTTCCGGCCCGAATGGGCAGCGGAGGCGGCGAGGGCGGCGGCGCGGCTACGCCACGTGCTGGGGGAGGTCGCGACCCGTGTCGATCACGTGGGCCCGACCGCCGTCGACGGTCTCGATTCGCCTGACATCCTCGACCTGCAGGTGACGGTGCGGGACGAGGCGGCCGTCGAGCGGGCGCTGGCGCTCCTGACCGATGCGGGATACGTGCGGGACCGCACCAGTGAACGCCCGCTTCTGCACTGGTGTGACCCCGCTCGGCCCCTCGAGGTGTCCGTCCTCTCCGAGGACGATCCGGAGCACGAGTTCGCGCTGCTGATGGCCGAGGCCATCGGCGCGGACCCGGGCGCACGGGTGGAGTACTCGGAGATCCTCCGCCGCGCCAACCGCGAGGAGACCCGTGAATGGGAGCGGACCCGCTGA
- a CDS encoding DUF4185 domain-containing protein — MRRPLPRLAAAGLIAVTTSVATLATTGIGTAAAGPCSVMFGNFGSLLENQTGAGMAGGSLGSLGSGSSGSLGSTSRAMGSADRSGSLVQQLETGSLGNGLSGSLNTVTGSVYGMPPWVTGEEGTVPVLRGPTQFLQLVTGPTSPTESISRYGVAGTDLGIMWDNGDATDPQILMAFGDTMGDCTVPGSQWRSNVLFRSRDADLADGVTVDSAATGADGLAKSLVPRSGLPGEVTIIPTAGISVEGVQYLRFMSVANWGQPGSWTTNYSGLAYSTDNGENWTVVPALARPITSAVPVGEGAPPVDAAWRDSQMSSYLTTDEHLYEYLTPSGRQGAAILARVPLAGSPTAADLDGTDGAPPAAGVLDPAAYRYWDGADWVADPGTAEQVLPRPASELSVMWNDYLGKYTAMYSSGYNSVVLRTSDRPEGPWTGPTALVDYSMLPGVYGAFMHPWAQGEDLYYLVTTWNAYNVFLVRTSLSELFPSNLRRSTAPAGPATSEVVRQVPVSELVGGAVPTE; from the coding sequence ATGCGCCGCCCTCTACCGCGGCTGGCCGCGGCGGGTCTGATCGCGGTCACGACATCCGTCGCGACGCTCGCCACCACCGGGATCGGCACCGCCGCGGCCGGTCCGTGCAGCGTGATGTTCGGCAACTTCGGGTCGCTGCTCGAGAACCAGACCGGCGCCGGTATGGCGGGGGGTTCTCTGGGGTCACTCGGTTCGGGGTCCTCCGGGTCGCTCGGGTCCACCTCGCGGGCCATGGGTTCGGCGGACCGCTCCGGCTCGCTCGTGCAGCAGCTGGAGACGGGGTCGTTGGGCAACGGACTCTCCGGCTCCCTGAACACGGTGACCGGATCCGTCTACGGGATGCCCCCGTGGGTCACCGGGGAGGAGGGCACCGTCCCCGTCCTCCGCGGTCCCACGCAGTTCCTCCAGCTCGTCACCGGGCCCACGAGTCCCACCGAGTCGATCAGCCGCTACGGGGTGGCCGGAACCGATCTCGGCATCATGTGGGACAACGGTGACGCCACCGATCCGCAGATCCTCATGGCGTTCGGGGACACCATGGGTGACTGCACCGTCCCCGGGAGCCAGTGGCGGTCGAACGTGCTGTTCCGGTCCCGTGACGCCGACCTGGCGGACGGGGTGACCGTCGACTCCGCGGCCACGGGGGCCGACGGTCTGGCCAAGTCCCTCGTTCCCCGTTCGGGGCTACCCGGGGAGGTCACGATCATCCCGACCGCGGGGATCTCGGTCGAGGGGGTCCAGTACCTGCGCTTCATGTCGGTCGCCAACTGGGGCCAACCGGGTTCGTGGACCACCAACTACTCGGGACTGGCCTACTCCACCGACAACGGCGAGAACTGGACCGTCGTACCCGCCCTGGCCCGGCCGATCACCTCTGCGGTGCCGGTCGGTGAGGGTGCGCCCCCCGTGGACGCCGCCTGGCGGGACTCGCAGATGAGCTCCTACCTCACGACCGATGAGCACCTCTACGAGTACCTCACGCCGTCAGGGCGCCAGGGTGCGGCGATCCTCGCCCGGGTTCCGCTCGCCGGATCTCCGACGGCGGCGGACCTGGACGGCACCGACGGAGCCCCGCCCGCCGCGGGAGTCCTCGACCCAGCCGCCTACCGGTACTGGGACGGCGCGGACTGGGTCGCCGACCCGGGGACCGCCGAGCAGGTGTTGCCCCGCCCGGCCAGCGAACTCTCGGTGATGTGGAACGACTACCTGGGCAAGTACACCGCGATGTACTCCTCGGGTTACAACTCGGTCGTGCTCCGCACCTCGGACCGACCGGAGGGTCCCTGGACCGGGCCCACCGCCCTGGTGGACTACTCCATGCTCCCCGGCGTCTACGGCGCGTTCATGCATCCGTGGGCCCAGGGTGAGGATCTGTACTACCTGGTCACCACGTGGAATGCCTATAACGTCTTCCTCGTGCGGACCAGTCTGTCCGAGCTCTTCCCGAGCAATCTCCGCAGGTCCACGGCCCCGGCCGGACCCGCCACGTCCGAGGTCGTCCGGCAGGTGCCCGTGTCCGAACTGGTGGGCGGCGCGGTCCCGACGGAGTGA
- a CDS encoding DUF4185 domain-containing protein: MLSPVAAAAPCDPWPPSGGTGGIGGSGSLSGSATTPVGDPATPWANGASGYIPVLEGRTTTVELLTGPTSPNKTVERFGISGTDLGILWENGNASNPQVMMALGDTMGDCSVPGDQWRSNILFRSSDRTLSNGMRIDDAPMERAGLAKSILPRSNLPGEVTVIPTAGVEVGGTQYLRYMSVASWGAPGEWVTNYSALAASGDNGENWTPVAGTARTGTGSARLVPANLGAPFTTHTAGQMSAFLKHDGYVYEYLTPSGRSGAVTLARVPEDSIEDMSAYEFWNGTGWAADHEATATVLPSRVSELSVSWSPRLGRFIALYTNGNNDIVMRQSATPEGPWSGEDILLSYAHVPTLYGAFIHPWSPAVETVGSDLYFTMSTWDAYNVFLMKTDLNRIPARTLPNPNARMRAADDSWTRDTPDPAETGETVLIERLPIPGA, translated from the coding sequence GTGCTCTCGCCCGTCGCGGCGGCCGCGCCCTGCGACCCGTGGCCCCCGTCCGGCGGGACCGGCGGGATCGGCGGATCGGGTTCCCTCTCGGGATCCGCCACCACTCCGGTCGGCGACCCGGCCACCCCGTGGGCGAACGGGGCGAGCGGATACATCCCCGTCCTCGAGGGACGCACGACGACAGTGGAACTGCTCACGGGACCCACGAGCCCCAACAAGACGGTCGAACGGTTCGGGATCTCCGGCACCGACCTGGGAATCCTGTGGGAGAACGGGAACGCCTCGAACCCGCAGGTGATGATGGCCCTGGGTGACACAATGGGCGACTGCAGTGTCCCGGGAGACCAGTGGCGCAGCAACATCCTCTTCCGCTCGTCCGACCGCACGCTGTCGAACGGGATGCGGATCGACGACGCCCCAATGGAGAGGGCCGGTCTGGCCAAGTCCATTCTTCCCCGCTCGAACCTGCCCGGTGAGGTGACCGTCATCCCCACCGCCGGTGTGGAGGTGGGTGGCACGCAGTACCTCCGGTACATGTCCGTCGCCAGTTGGGGCGCCCCCGGCGAGTGGGTCACCAACTACTCGGCGCTCGCGGCGTCGGGGGACAACGGGGAGAACTGGACCCCGGTGGCGGGCACCGCCCGGACCGGTACCGGGAGCGCGCGACTCGTGCCGGCGAACCTCGGAGCCCCGTTCACGACCCACACCGCCGGCCAGATGAGCGCGTTCCTCAAGCACGACGGCTACGTCTACGAATACCTCACCCCGTCTGGCCGCAGTGGCGCCGTGACCCTCGCCCGGGTGCCCGAGGACTCGATAGAGGACATGTCGGCCTACGAGTTCTGGAACGGGACCGGGTGGGCGGCGGACCACGAGGCCACCGCCACCGTGCTCCCCTCCCGGGTGAGTGAGCTCTCGGTGTCGTGGAGCCCGCGCCTGGGACGCTTCATCGCGCTGTACACCAACGGGAACAACGACATCGTCATGCGGCAGTCCGCAACGCCCGAGGGGCCCTGGTCAGGCGAGGACATCCTGCTGTCGTACGCCCACGTGCCCACCTTGTACGGCGCGTTCATCCACCCCTGGAGCCCGGCGGTCGAGACGGTGGGGTCGGACCTGTACTTCACCATGTCCACCTGGGACGCCTACAACGTCTTCCTCATGAAGACCGATCTGAACCGGATCCCGGCGCGGACCCTGCCGAACCCCAACGCCCGTATGCGCGCGGCCGACGACAGTTGGACCCGTGACACCCCCGACCCCGCCGAGACCGGTGAGACCGTACTGATCGAGCGTCTCCCCATCCCGGGGGCCTGA